The following proteins are encoded in a genomic region of Papaver somniferum cultivar HN1 unplaced genomic scaffold, ASM357369v1 unplaced-scaffold_10, whole genome shotgun sequence:
- the LOC113326956 gene encoding uncharacterized protein LOC113326956: MFPNMIVTYFNLIFYWMSASEVIVDDFVYAFAWISAFPGLLLESSICAGNQDEREEALFVFIYGEAWFLQMTSSPFGSGVPTIFLRPIAARIPLYGGNFFLKYLS, encoded by the exons ATGTTTCCAAATATGATTGTTACGTACTTTAACTTGATTTTTTACTGGATGTCTGCCTCAGAAGTTATTGTTGATGACTTTGTATACGCATTTGCTTGGATTTCTGCTTTTCCAGGTTTACTTTTGGAGTCTTCAATCTGTGCTGGAAATCAG GATGAACGGGAGGAGGCCCTGTTTGTTTTCATCTATGGAGAAGCATGGTTTTTGCAA ATGACATCTTCACCATTCGGTAGTGGTGTTCCAACAATTTTCCTTAGGCCAATAGCAGCTCGAATACCTTTATACGGAGGTAACTTTTTCCTCAAATACTTGAGTTAG
- the LOC113326189 gene encoding uncharacterized protein LOC113326189 gives MAFPESKEEYMAMVVNGIQFHVDAFKDQIEDGEEANRGILIIWNKNSIEVEDTVRGKHSISVKCKFLLDGFSCTMTGVYAPCDVLLRKNLWSELNSINDRWELPWCIGGHFNEILRLGEREGRTRSTRGMKHFYRFVNDNELTDLYMTGARYSWKDKSLLDRFLVSAEFDMHFPTLAAQVMGKPFSDHAPIRFNCDIQDWGPCPLRFQAMWLHNTDLLERMKVWWELFSFHGSAGFVLAKKLQALKADIKVWNRDVFGRIDRQMEEILVELADLDSLHANHTITVEQAAKKDRLKHNFEEMTDRKHIMWLQKAGHQWHKDGDRNTVYFHRKAKLQRRRANIHSLRINGQLTEDKQLIKSSVTDFFSNLF, from the exons ATGGCCTTCCCAGAATCCAAGGAAGAGTACATGGCAATGGTGGTGAATGGGATTCAATTTCATGTTGATGCCTTTAAGGATCAGATTGAAGATGGGGAGGAAGCAAACA GAGGGATTCTCATCATATGGAACAAAAATTCTATTGAGGTGGAGGATACTGTGAGAGGGAAACATTCTATAAGTGTGAAATGTAAATTCCTGCTTGATGGCTTCAGTTGTACTATGACAGGTGTTTATGCTCCTTGCGATGTTCTTCTACGGAAAAACCTATGGTCTGAGCTTAATTCAATTAACGATAGATGGGAGTTACCTTGGTGCATTGGCGGCCACTTCAATGAGATTTTGCGGCTTGGAGAAAGAGAGGGTCGCACTAGATCAACTAGGGGGATGAAGCACTTTTATCGCTTCGTTAACGACAATGAACTGACAGACCTCTACATGACAGGGGCGCGCTACTCCTGGAAAGATAAAAGTCTCTTGGACAGATTTTTGGTTTCTGCGGAATTTGATATGCACTTCCCCACATTAGCTGCACAAGTTATGGGAAAACCTTTTTCGGACCACGCCCCAATAAGGTTCAATTGCGATATCCAAGACTGGGGTCCTTGCCCTCTTAGATTCCAGGCTATGTGGTTACATAATACTGATCTTCTCGAGCGCATGAAAGTGTGGTGGGAATTGTTTTCTTTCCACGGATCAGCTGGGTTTGTCCTGGCGAAGAAATTGCAAGCTTTGAAAGCAGATATTAAAGTTTGGAATAGGGATGTGTTTGGAAGAATCGATAGACAAATGGAGGAAATACTGGTGGAGCTCGCTGACTTGGATTCTTTACATGCCAATCACACAATCACCGTGGAGCAAGCTGCAAAAAAAGACAGGCTAAAACACAATTTCGAAGAGATGACAGACCGTAAGCACATCATGTGGCTTCAAAAGGCAGGGCATCAATGGCATAAGGATGGTGACAGGAATACGGTTTATTTCCACAGGAAGGCAAAACTTCAAAGAAGAAGGGCCAATATTCACTCTCTGCGGATCAACGGGCAGCTTACAGAAGATAAACAACTCATCAAATCATCGGTCACAGACTTTTTCTctaatttattctag